Proteins found in one Xenopus laevis strain J_2021 chromosome 1L, Xenopus_laevis_v10.1, whole genome shotgun sequence genomic segment:
- the LOC108696664 gene encoding trypsin V-A produces MAYLKIGRGYCGGSLIAPDWVISAAHCSGDITVILGAHNVKEPESSQQVIGVQSKHLHPEYDRKESLPFNDVMLLKLTSKATINRYVQTIPLTSSSSDLPTGTSCSVSGWGLIDMDEGTDKLFETNVTIVSRRLCHHYFPRLSDGMICAGTTNQIKDSSQGDSGGPLVCRGELAGIVSFGFDHPPGVYARVGRYLNWIEKTISEHRDKNS; encoded by the exons ATGGCGTATCTAAAAATCGGCCGAGGTTATTGTGGTGGATCGCTGATTGCTCCTGATTGGGTGATTTCTGCTGCCCACTGCAGTGG AGATATTACAGTCATCTTGGGAGCACACAATGTAAAGGAGCCAGAAAGCTCACAGCAGGTCATTGGGGTTCAGAGTAAACACTTGCACCCGGAATATGATCGTAAAGAGTCTCTGCCATTTAATGATGTCATGTTGTTGAAG CTCACCTCCAAGGCCACCATAAACCGTTATGTGCAGACCATCCCCCTAACATCCAGCAGCAGTGACCTTCCTACAGGCACCTCTTGCAGTGTATCTGGATGGGGTTTGATTGACATGGATGAAGGCACTGATAAACTTTTCGAGACCAATGTCACCATTGTAAGCCGCCGCTTGTGTCACCACTACTTCCCAAGACTGAGTGATGGAATGATCTGTGCAGGGACCACCAACCAGATCAAGGATTCCAGTCAG GGAGACTCTGGCGGGCCCTTGGTGTGCCGAGGGGAGTTGGCAGGCATTGTGTCATTTGGATTTGACCACCCACCTGGAGTGTATGCAAGGGTTGGCAGATACCTAAACTGGATTGAGAAGACAATATCAGAACACAGAGACAAGAATAGCTAA